In Acidobacteriota bacterium, the sequence ACGGTGAGACTTACCTTCGCTCCGGAGCGGTCGAACAGTTTCGCGCCAACTTCTTCTTCGAGAGCGCGAATCTGTGACGAAATCGCAGGCTGGGTACGGAAACAACGTTCGGCAGCTTTGGAAAAGCTGGAGTGTTTGGCGACTTCCAGGAAAGAGTTGAGTTGGTCCAAATCCATGGGACTGATGGGAAGCTTGGTTTGTATCGTACGCCGGATTTTGCAATTCCGCAGTGGAAATGCCTATTTCCCCATGTGTGGCCTGCGCTTAGAATCTTGCAGTGGCACACTCGCGAAATCTTCTCCGCGCTCACGCTGTTGGACGCGTTTTGTGGAGGCTCAGCAACCGTCATTACGCGGTGAGGGGCGGGGTAGCGGCGGCCAAGAGTGTAGGGAAGGCGACGGCACGCGCCACTCGGATTCTCATTCTTGAGATCACCGGATTCTTCTTCGCAGTCTTTGCTGCTATGGGCCTCGCAGCTGCATGGCGACAATGGCAGAGGATTCAATCGGGCCAGTCCGCTCCAGTGTCACACGTCATCGTTACTCTGGCATTTGTCGCCGCATTCATCTACTTCTCGGTTAGCTCGTTCTGGCGTGCTCGACGCCATGCAGCGGTCAAAGAGAGTGGCAATGGCTGATTCGGCACGACCGGAAAGACTAAAACACGCCTCTGACGTCGAATTGCGCGAGCTCTACACGGACGAAGAACTCGCGCAATCTGGCTGGAGCTACGACGAGCAGGTTGGATTTCCTGGTCAATATCCCTTCACTCGTGGCATTCAGCCGACCATGCATCGCGGTCGTCTATGGACAATGCGCCAGTATGCAGGCATGGGAGACGCGGAAGAGTCGAACCGTCGCTACAAGTACCTTTTGGCGCATGGCACCACGGGACTTTCTGTGGCCTTCGATCTGCCGACACAAATCGGCTACGACTCGGACGATCCTATGTCATTGGGTGAAATCGGTAAGGTGGGAGTGGCGATCGACTCGATTGAAGACATGCAGCGGCTGTTTGAAGGCATCGATCTCGAGAAAATCTCGACGTCGATGACGATCAATGCCACAGCCATCATCTTGTTGGCGTTGTATGTTGCGGTTGCGAAGCGCAAAGGAGCGGATCCTCGCAAACTGTCGGGTACGGTGCAGAACGATGTGTTGAAAGAGTACATCGCCCGCGGCACTTACATTTATCCGCCGCAGCACGCCATGCGAATTATTACCGATATCTTCGCGTTTGCTAATGAGCACTTGCCGGAATGGAATCCCATATCAATCTCCGGTTACCACATGCGAGAGGCCGGTTGTACTGCGGTGCAGGAGGTGGCTTTTACACTGGCAAACGGCATCGCATACGTCGAGGCTGCGCTAAATGCCGGATTGCAAGTTGATTCGTTCGCGCCGAGGCTCTCGTTTTTCTTCAATGCTCATAACAACTTTCTGGAGGAAGTTGCAAAATTTCGCGCTGGGCGGCGGATGTGGGCGCACATCATGCGTGATCGGTTTCGCGCGAGAAATCCAAGATCGTGGATGCTCCGCTTCCATACTCAAACAGCAGGTTCAACGCTGACGGCGCAGCAACCAGAAGTAAACATTGTGCGTACAGCAATTCAGGCGCTGGCGTCA encodes:
- a CDS encoding methylmalonyl-CoA mutase, which encodes MADSARPERLKHASDVELRELYTDEELAQSGWSYDEQVGFPGQYPFTRGIQPTMHRGRLWTMRQYAGMGDAEESNRRYKYLLAHGTTGLSVAFDLPTQIGYDSDDPMSLGEIGKVGVAIDSIEDMQRLFEGIDLEKISTSMTINATAIILLALYVAVAKRKGADPRKLSGTVQNDVLKEYIARGTYIYPPQHAMRIITDIFAFANEHLPEWNPISISGYHMREAGCTAVQEVAFTLANGIAYVEAALNAGLQVDSFAPRLSFFFNAHNNFLEEVAKFRAGRRMWAHIMRDRFRARNPRSWMLRFHTQTAGSTLTAQQPEVNIVRTAIQALASVVGGTQSLHTNAYDEALAIPTAEAARIALRTQQIIAYESGAAHTVDPFAGSYAIESLTDEIEVRASDYIQKIESLGGMISAIEQGFVQQEIQNAAYEVQQKIDQGEAIVVGVNRFTLKSEKSIPIQRLDEALERKQVERVRALRATRHLEQWKIAMRRLKDTSASGANLVPAVIEAVENRCTVGEISNQLREVFGEHRETVVI